A segment of the Streptomyces sp. Tu 2975 genome:
TCATTACCGCCCACGGACCGCAATGGCCGCACCTGTTGTCCGGCACGGTGGTGGCCTCAGCGGTGCGCACCCTCCCCCGTCCCCTCGGCCCGCTCGCGCCGGTGGCGCGCGCAGGCGGCGACCGCGGGTACGTCCTGGTCGAGCCAGTCGACGGCGTCGAGCTCGTGGGGCGCGAGCCAGCGCAGGGCGTCGTGGTCCTGAAGCGGCACGGGCCGGCCGGACAGCAGCCGGACCGTCCACACCTGGAGCACGTAGCCCGCCCGCAGCGGCCACTCGCCGGGGACCCGGTCCACCGGCTCCGTCTCGATGCCCAGCTCCTCGCGAAGTTCTCGCACGAGCGCCTGCTCGGGGCTCTCCCCCGGCTCCAGCTTGCCGCCGGGCAGCTCCCAGCGGCCGGCCAGTTCGGCGGGCGCGCTGCGTCGCGCGGCGAGGAGTCGCCCCTCGTCGTACACGGCTCCGGCCACCACCACCACGCGATCGGTCATGCGGCGGAGCGTACTGGGCCCGAGCGACGGGGCGCGCGCTCCGGCGGCGCCGTCAGCGGGCCGTCCGGCCGACCCGCTCGACCCAGTAGAGGCGCTGGTGGCCGCGGCCGTCGAGCGCGTCCGCGATCTTCTGCGCCTCTGCCTCTGTCGCGTACCGGCCGACGCGATAGCAGTTGCCGTTGCCGTCCTGCCGTATGACGAGCCAGGGCAGAACAGCGCCGCTGTCGGTCATCGCGCCCCTCCCTCGGTCGGCCCGTCTGTCCGTAACGATCGCCAGGAAACAGCAGTACGCATATGCCCAAGCGTACGCCTGACGTTCACTGAGCGGATACGGGTTTTCACAAAGAGACAGGAAGAGGGGCGCATCCGACCGGATACGCCCCTTGGTCCCGCAGCGGTGTCCCGTGCGGCGCCCGCCCGGGCGCCGCAGAAGGGTCACCTCACGGGCAGGTGGTACGCGATGCGGTAGCGGTCCGCGGGCACGACGACGTCGGCTGTCTCCACCGCACGGCCCGAGGCGTAATACGTACGCTCGACGACCATCACCACATGGCCGGGCACGCCGCCGAGGGTCAGCAGCTCCTCCGCGAGGCCGGGCCGGGCGCCGACCTCTTCCACCACGTTGTCCACCACGATGTCGATGGCGGCCATCCGCTCGACGACTCCGCAGCCGCCGAGCGGGCCCTCCTCGGGCAGCATGACCGGCGTGCGGCCGGTGACTTCGAGCGGCTCCCAGGAGGTGGAGAGCATCATCGCCTCGCCCGCGTCCCGGAAGACGTAGCGCGTGCGCATCACACGGGCGCCGAGCTCGATGCCCAGCCGCGCGGCCACCTCCGGGGTCGCCGCCTCCTGCTCGCTGCTGGACTCCCACGTCCCCCGGGCGCCCTCCTCCGCCTGCTCCTGACGGAACGGGCTGGCGCCCGACGGCGGCCGGAAGCCGGACCGGGCGACCCGGCGCGGCACGGGGCGCTCCCGCACATACGTCCCCGAGCCCGAGCGGCCCTCCACGAGGCCTTCCGCCATCAGGACCTTGCGCGCCTCGAGGGCGACCGTGTCCGAGACGCCGTACTCCTCACGGATGCGGGCCTGCGAGGGGAGGCGGGTGTGCGGCGGCAGCGAGCCGTTCACGATCTTCTCGCGGAGATCGCTCGCAACGCGCAGATAGGCGGGCTGCTCACCGAATGTCACTGGCCACTCCCCAACAGGTTGACAGACTGCAACAGCGTCGCAACCGTCGGTTGTTGACCGCAAGCGTGGGCCAACGTTTCACCCGAAGTGATGATTTGCCGCTGAGCAGAGGTTTACCGCGGGTACGGGCCATCCGTACGCGGTACCCCTTGACCGCAATGGTCCATACCAATACGTTCCTGCGCACAGACACCGTTCTCGGAACCCCGTTTCCGGCACGCGCACAGGAATGAGCCCGATGCGTCGAAGAACCTTTGTCCGGACGGCCGTTGCCGTCTGCTCGCTCTCGCTCGTCGCCACCCTCGCACCCTCCGCCGTCGCCACCTCGGCCCAGGAGGCGGACCGGGGCAGGGGCCACGGCCACCACAAACAGTCGTACAAACGTGTCGGCTACTTCACCCAATGGGGCATCTACGGCCGGGACTTCCAGGTCAAGGACATGGACACCAGCGGCCAGGCCGCCAGACTCACCCACATCAACTACGCCTTCGGCAACGTGAACGCCGACGGCAGATGCTTCACCGGGAACGTCCCCGGAGAGGCCGACGCCTGGGCGGACTACGTCAGGCCGCTGGAGGCGCAGGACTCGGTCGACGGCGTCGCGGACACCGCGGAGCAGCCGCTCGCCGGCAACTTCAACCAGCTGCGCGAGCTCAAGGCCGAGCACCCCGGCCTCAAAGTCATGATCTCGCTGGGCGGCTGGAGCTGGTCCACCCACTTCTCCGACGCTGCCCGGACGCCCGAGTCGCGCAAGGCGCTCGTCTCGTCCTGCATCGACCTCTACATCAAGGGCAATCTGCCGGCCGACGGGGCGCGCGGTGGCGAGGGCGCGGCGGCCGGCCTGTTCGACGGCATCGACATCGACTGGGAATGGCCGGGCTCCGAGGGCGACGCCGACACCGTGTACCGGCCGGAGGACAAGCAGAACTTCACGGCGCTGGTGCACGAGTTCCGCACCCAGCTGGACGCGTACGCCAGGTCACAGCACCAGGCGAGGGGCGGCAAGCGCAAGCACTACGAGCTGTCCGCCTTCGTGCCGACCGCGCCGGCAAAGATCGACGCCGGTTTCGAGGTACGCAAGATCATGCGGGACTTCGACTTCGTCAACCTCCAGGGCTACGACTTCCACGTCTCCGGCGAGAAGACCACCGCCCAGCAGTCGGCGCTGTACGCCCGCGGGGACTTCAGCGTCGACCAGACCGTCCGCGACTGGCTGCGGCGCGGTGCTCCGGCACGCAAGCTGGTGGTCGGCATGCCCTTCTACGGGCAGGGGTGGACCGGAGTGACCGGCGGGGGCGACGGCATGGGCCGGCCGGCGGCGGCACCCGCCCCGGCGACCTGGGCGGCCGGCTACGAGGACTACAAGGCTCTCAAGCAGCTCGCGGACTCCGGTGCCTACAAGGTCCATCGCGACCGGCGCAACGGGCACGCGTGGCTCTTCGACGGCACGACCCTGTGGACGTACGACGATCCCGCGGTCCTGCGCGCCAAGACCTCCTACATCCGCGACCGTGGTCTCGGCGGCGCGATGTTCTGGTCGCTCGACGGGGACACCGCCGACGGCGAGCTGACAGCCGCGGTCGACGGCGGGCTGAGCCGCCGCTGAGCCGGCGCGGCCCCGTGCGGATCCACGTCCGTACGGGGCCGTGCCCCGGCCAGGGACGGGCGCCGCGGGTGCCGGACAGGCACGCGTTCACGCACCGGTCGCCTACTCCTCCGGCGGCGGGGTGGTGCTCAGGCCCAGGGCGGCCCGGGCGGCGATCCGCGCCTCGGTGGTCAGCGCCTCCTCCGCGGCGGTCACATGCGTCCAGAAGGCGTCCTCGTCCGCCACCTCGGCGGCGACGGCCCATTCCTTGCCGGACGCCTCGAACTGCTCGGCCCTCGCCGCCAGTGAGGGGGACGCGGCCTCGGGCCAGGAGCCGTCGCGCAGGGCCACCGCCCGCTCGGCCAGGACGGCGGACATCTTCCGCGCCCAGCTCCGGTACGGCGACGGGTCGTAGGCGAAGTCCGCGTCCGGCTCCTCGTAGGCCGCGTTCTCCACGGCGTACTCGGCGTTGATGTAGGAGAGCTGGGAGGGGTCGTGACTGTCGGGGCCCACCCGGAGCGATCGTGTGAGCCCGTCGCCGGTGAGGGTGCAGGTGACCTCGCGGTCGCCGAGTGCCCAGCTCTCCTCGGTCGGGACGAAGTAGTAGGTCTCCACGTCGTCCGGGAACGCCCAGGAGTCCCGGACGTAGGCGTCGTTGAGTTCGAAGCAGCGATTCTCCGTGAACGCCTCCCCCGCCGGACTGCCGGGCGCCGGGTCGGACTTCTCGAGCCGGTGGATCCCGGTCACCTCGGCGTCGTGCCGCCGGTCGCAGGGGACGATGTCGACGTTCACGACCTCCCGCTCCAGGTCGCCTCCCGGCACGTTGAAACAGTCGCCCTTGCGCAGGTCCTGGGTGCTCTTCGAGCGTGAGGCGCTCTCGACGCCGTCACGGAACCCGTTCCAGGCGTCACCCGCCGCGCCCGTCACCACCATGAGCAGGACGAGCAGCGTGCTGATGGCCGACAGGACGATGCCGGCGATCGCCATCCCCTTGCCCCGGCCGCCCTTGCGGCTGATCTGCCCGAGGGCGACGGTGCCGAGGACCAGTCCGAGCGGCGGCAGACAGCAGACGATGCCGACGACC
Coding sequences within it:
- a CDS encoding (deoxy)nucleoside triphosphate pyrophosphohydrolase, which gives rise to MTDRVVVVAGAVYDEGRLLAARRSAPAELAGRWELPGGKLEPGESPEQALVRELREELGIETEPVDRVPGEWPLRAGYVLQVWTVRLLSGRPVPLQDHDALRWLAPHELDAVDWLDQDVPAVAACARHRRERAEGTGEGAHR
- a CDS encoding GntR family transcriptional regulator; its protein translation is MTFGEQPAYLRVASDLREKIVNGSLPPHTRLPSQARIREEYGVSDTVALEARKVLMAEGLVEGRSGSGTYVRERPVPRRVARSGFRPPSGASPFRQEQAEEGARGTWESSSEQEAATPEVAARLGIELGARVMRTRYVFRDAGEAMMLSTSWEPLEVTGRTPVMLPEEGPLGGCGVVERMAAIDIVVDNVVEEVGARPGLAEELLTLGGVPGHVVMVVERTYYASGRAVETADVVVPADRYRIAYHLPVR
- a CDS encoding glycoside hydrolase family 18 protein, whose amino-acid sequence is MRRRTFVRTAVAVCSLSLVATLAPSAVATSAQEADRGRGHGHHKQSYKRVGYFTQWGIYGRDFQVKDMDTSGQAARLTHINYAFGNVNADGRCFTGNVPGEADAWADYVRPLEAQDSVDGVADTAEQPLAGNFNQLRELKAEHPGLKVMISLGGWSWSTHFSDAARTPESRKALVSSCIDLYIKGNLPADGARGGEGAAAGLFDGIDIDWEWPGSEGDADTVYRPEDKQNFTALVHEFRTQLDAYARSQHQARGGKRKHYELSAFVPTAPAKIDAGFEVRKIMRDFDFVNLQGYDFHVSGEKTTAQQSALYARGDFSVDQTVRDWLRRGAPARKLVVGMPFYGQGWTGVTGGGDGMGRPAAAPAPATWAAGYEDYKALKQLADSGAYKVHRDRRNGHAWLFDGTTLWTYDDPAVLRAKTSYIRDRGLGGAMFWSLDGDTADGELTAAVDGGLSRR
- a CDS encoding DUF4190 domain-containing protein, with amino-acid sequence MDPSAQGGRPDPQLPAYQQPLPCPPPPRPEPVNGLAITSLVVGIVCCLPPLGLVLGTVALGQISRKGGRGKGMAIAGIVLSAISTLLVLLMVVTGAAGDAWNGFRDGVESASRSKSTQDLRKGDCFNVPGGDLEREVVNVDIVPCDRRHDAEVTGIHRLEKSDPAPGSPAGEAFTENRCFELNDAYVRDSWAFPDDVETYYFVPTEESWALGDREVTCTLTGDGLTRSLRVGPDSHDPSQLSYINAEYAVENAAYEEPDADFAYDPSPYRSWARKMSAVLAERAVALRDGSWPEAASPSLAARAEQFEASGKEWAVAAEVADEDAFWTHVTAAEEALTTEARIAARAALGLSTTPPPEE